Proteins found in one Deltaproteobacteria bacterium IMCC39524 genomic segment:
- a CDS encoding hemolysin III family protein, which produces MRTEQDIPRYSVGEEIANSITHGFGLLLAITGMAVLINFASRFGNTWHLVSCTIFATTLILQYAFSTLYHSIQIPRAKSIMRVLDHSAIFLLIAGTYTPFMLVNLRGVWGWSLFGIVWSLALLGVLFQVSLLRRWQGISLSLYIGMGWVVVIAIKPMLDSVATGGLILLLSGGLAYTSGVIFYLWKSLRYHHAIWHGFVLLGSILHFFAVLFYVIPLA; this is translated from the coding sequence ATGCGAACCGAACAAGACATCCCTCGCTACAGCGTTGGTGAAGAGATAGCCAATAGTATTACCCATGGTTTCGGGCTACTGCTTGCGATTACTGGCATGGCCGTACTCATTAACTTCGCCAGTCGATTTGGCAACACCTGGCACCTGGTCAGTTGCACTATCTTTGCGACGACCTTAATTCTACAGTACGCATTCTCCACCCTTTATCACAGCATCCAGATTCCCCGTGCAAAAAGCATCATGCGAGTTCTCGACCATTCCGCCATATTCCTACTGATCGCGGGAACCTATACACCCTTCATGCTTGTCAACCTGCGTGGAGTTTGGGGCTGGTCTCTCTTCGGTATCGTCTGGTCACTGGCCTTGCTAGGCGTACTTTTCCAGGTGTCGCTCTTGCGGCGCTGGCAGGGCATCTCCCTGTCGCTCTATATCGGCATGGGCTGGGTGGTTGTCATCGCAATCAAGCCGATGCTCGACTCCGTTGCCACAGGGGGGCTGATCTTACTTTTATCAGGTGGATTGGCTTACACATCTGGAGTGATTTTCTATCTCTGGAAAAGTTTGCGTTACCATCATGCCATCTGGCACGGCTTTGTCTTGCTGGGCAGCATCCTGCACTTCTTCGCGGTGCTTTTCTACGTCATTCCTCTGGCGTAA
- the hrpB gene encoding ATP-dependent helicase HrpB has protein sequence MHKPSTQLPVETILDELSDALSTRGTAVLQAPPGSGKTTRVPTALLDKAWLKGQSILMLEPRRLAATNAARYMASLRNEPVGDKVGYAIRYERKVSAQTRLEVITEGLLIRRLQSDPELKGVGLVIFDEFHERSMQADTALAFCREAQQCLREDLRILVMSATLDADPLSQMLDDCPIITAKGRSFPVAVDHLSDMERHRIAESTCLGVRHALQETTGDILAFLPGTGEIRRCHEQLKELSTKIDLRPLYGGLPFVDQEAAILPGKRRRVVLATNIAETSLTIEGIESIVDCGWERRPRFDAARGMTRLETVRISRASAEQRAGRAGRLKPGRCFRLWSEGTHGTLLPFAPPEIRQADLASLAMELAQWGAHEVAELKWLDQPPTGHLAAARKLLSTLGAVDDDFRLTPLGQRMSRYPTHPRLARLLVTGVDMNCHGLASDLVAILSERDLMHNSRHAATTTSASDLIERLEILRRDRSPRTAAVRRAASYWRKLTKAGNDRSYDTEEIGRLLASAYPDRIALRRKSGSDRFLLSNGQGVTLANASVVRDSEWLVATELVSRNNSEEEISLASALDYNTIEELFGDQLEWQREAGWDDQANRVLVREVRRLGAILLQERPATATTDDTIPAICDLIRRQGLEILPWTRATRQLQARAAFLHQQLPGEYWDDWSDQTLSATLEAWLTPFLPGVSHRNSLKRIDLAAALKARIGWQKLQKLDRMAPEKLAVPSGSKIRIDYKTGELPVLAVKLQELFGLAATPRLAEDRIPVVIHLLSPAGRPLAVTQDLKSFWDTVYPEVKKEMKGRYPKHPWPDNPWEAVATKRTRGR, from the coding sequence ATGCACAAACCTTCCACACAACTCCCCGTCGAAACCATACTGGACGAACTCAGCGACGCCTTGAGCACAAGAGGAACAGCCGTCCTTCAAGCCCCCCCAGGGTCAGGGAAAACCACCCGTGTGCCGACGGCGTTACTCGATAAGGCCTGGCTGAAGGGTCAATCAATCTTAATGCTCGAACCACGCCGGCTGGCCGCAACCAATGCAGCTCGTTACATGGCGTCCCTACGCAATGAACCGGTCGGTGACAAGGTTGGCTACGCGATTCGTTACGAACGCAAAGTCAGCGCTCAAACCCGCCTGGAAGTGATCACCGAAGGACTCTTGATTCGACGTCTGCAGAGCGATCCCGAGCTGAAAGGTGTCGGGCTGGTGATCTTCGATGAGTTCCATGAACGTAGCATGCAAGCCGACACGGCCCTGGCCTTCTGCCGCGAAGCTCAGCAATGCTTGCGGGAAGATTTACGCATACTGGTCATGTCTGCAACGCTCGATGCTGATCCCCTGTCACAAATGCTGGACGATTGCCCGATCATCACAGCCAAAGGCAGATCCTTTCCGGTTGCTGTCGATCATCTCAGCGATATGGAGCGTCACAGGATTGCCGAAAGCACCTGCCTTGGCGTTCGTCATGCGCTGCAAGAGACGACCGGTGATATCCTTGCTTTCCTCCCCGGAACCGGCGAGATCAGACGCTGTCACGAACAACTCAAAGAGCTATCCACGAAAATAGATTTACGCCCACTCTATGGAGGGCTCCCCTTCGTTGACCAGGAAGCAGCCATTCTTCCCGGCAAACGGCGTCGCGTCGTCTTGGCCACCAATATTGCCGAGACCAGTTTGACGATCGAAGGAATCGAAAGCATCGTCGACTGCGGCTGGGAGCGTCGACCTCGCTTCGACGCAGCACGAGGCATGACCCGACTGGAAACAGTGCGTATTTCCCGTGCCAGCGCAGAACAACGCGCCGGTCGCGCCGGCCGGCTGAAACCAGGCAGATGTTTTCGGCTCTGGTCAGAGGGCACCCACGGCACCCTGCTGCCCTTCGCTCCTCCTGAAATTCGCCAGGCAGACCTGGCTTCGCTGGCCATGGAGCTCGCTCAGTGGGGGGCTCACGAAGTCGCAGAACTGAAGTGGCTGGACCAACCCCCGACCGGGCACCTGGCTGCAGCCCGAAAACTGCTGTCAACCCTTGGGGCGGTGGATGACGATTTCAGATTAACGCCCCTGGGGCAAAGGATGTCACGGTACCCGACCCACCCTCGCCTGGCTCGACTGCTGGTCACGGGTGTTGATATGAACTGTCACGGCCTTGCCAGTGACCTGGTCGCCATTCTTTCAGAGCGTGATCTCATGCACAATTCACGGCACGCAGCGACCACAACCAGCGCAAGTGACCTGATTGAACGCCTTGAAATTCTACGACGAGACCGTTCCCCGAGAACGGCCGCTGTTAGAAGAGCTGCAAGCTACTGGAGGAAGTTGACCAAAGCAGGCAACGATCGAAGTTATGACACAGAGGAGATCGGCAGGCTTCTGGCCAGCGCCTACCCGGACAGGATAGCGCTCAGACGAAAATCTGGCAGCGACCGTTTCCTGCTAAGTAATGGCCAGGGCGTCACGCTGGCGAACGCGTCTGTGGTGCGTGACTCTGAATGGCTGGTCGCAACGGAACTAGTGAGTCGAAATAATAGTGAAGAAGAGATCAGCCTGGCCAGTGCCCTGGATTACAACACGATTGAAGAGTTGTTCGGAGATCAGCTTGAATGGCAACGCGAGGCCGGCTGGGATGACCAGGCTAACCGCGTGCTCGTACGTGAGGTCCGCAGGTTGGGAGCAATCCTTCTGCAAGAGCGCCCTGCAACAGCAACCACGGACGACACCATCCCCGCCATCTGCGATTTAATACGGCGCCAGGGGCTCGAAATCCTCCCCTGGACACGTGCTACGCGACAACTGCAGGCACGAGCCGCCTTTCTGCACCAACAGCTGCCAGGGGAATATTGGGACGATTGGTCAGATCAAACGTTAAGCGCAACCCTTGAGGCTTGGCTCACGCCCTTCCTTCCGGGGGTGAGCCATCGAAACAGCCTGAAACGCATCGATCTCGCAGCAGCCTTGAAAGCCAGGATCGGTTGGCAGAAATTGCAGAAGCTCGACCGAATGGCTCCTGAGAAACTTGCGGTTCCGAGCGGATCAAAAATCAGGATTGATTACAAGACAGGAGAGTTGCCGGTTCTGGCCGTCAAACTTCAGGAGCTGTTCGGGCTCGCTGCAACCCCCAGGCTTGCAGAAGATCGTATCCCGGTCGTCATCCACCTGCTCTCTCCGGCGGGTCGACCTTTAGCAGTGACACAAGACCTGAAAAGTTTCTGGGACACCGTTTACCCCGAGGTCAAAAAAGAGATGAAAGGTCGGTATCCCAAACACCCATGGCCGGACAACCCCTGGGAGGCGGTGGCGACAAAGAGAACCAGGGGGCGGTGA
- a CDS encoding DUF4019 domain-containing protein yields the protein MINVKAISQHAQIHLCLLFTSILLIVMPVLNKTPSQHVAEKSVLAAAEFLFLVDTEEYAESWEVSSAVLQKMLTQQAWSEKISELRTFLGPIIERVQQNIAYTDDASDVPSGEYVVMTFVSKFELRERVTETITLLLGDDNRWQVVGYFLR from the coding sequence ATGATCAATGTTAAAGCAATTTCCCAGCACGCGCAGATTCATCTGTGCCTGCTCTTTACAAGCATTCTCTTGATTGTGATGCCGGTTTTAAATAAAACTCCGAGTCAGCATGTTGCTGAGAAGTCAGTGTTGGCTGCTGCAGAGTTTCTCTTTCTGGTTGATACGGAAGAGTACGCAGAAAGCTGGGAGGTCTCATCAGCAGTTTTACAGAAAATGCTGACTCAGCAGGCGTGGAGTGAGAAAATCTCAGAGTTGCGTACTTTTCTCGGCCCTATTATTGAAAGGGTGCAGCAGAACATCGCTTATACTGACGATGCCAGTGATGTGCCTTCGGGTGAGTACGTGGTGATGACTTTTGTCTCAAAGTTTGAGCTGAGAGAACGGGTCACTGAAACCATTACACTTCTACTCGGCGATGATAATCGCTGGCAGGTGGTTGGCTATTTTCTCCGCTAG
- a CDS encoding 3'-5' exonuclease, which translates to MSEQKLIFIDVETTGVNPERNGLTQISGCVQIGDEVKESFDYFVRPYPQDAIEMAALEVTGMDRRQFLPPDHPDHLAVPGQLFEDPKDIYVRLSTMFSKYASQYDKSDKFQFVGYNAHSFDMPFMRRFWEKNGDRFFGSWFWYPCLDVMLVWAQILQETRADLSNFKLATVAKHCGIDVDDSRLHDSQYDIELTRELWLAARQIVDRGNKDQPAWKQGELFDF; encoded by the coding sequence ATGTCCGAACAGAAGTTGATCTTTATCGATGTTGAGACGACCGGTGTGAATCCGGAACGTAATGGCCTGACCCAGATCTCCGGTTGCGTGCAAATCGGTGACGAAGTCAAAGAGTCTTTCGATTATTTTGTGCGCCCGTATCCTCAGGATGCAATCGAAATGGCGGCCCTGGAAGTGACCGGCATGGACCGAAGACAGTTCCTGCCACCCGATCATCCTGATCACCTTGCGGTCCCCGGCCAGCTGTTTGAGGACCCCAAAGATATTTATGTGCGTCTTTCGACGATGTTTTCAAAATACGCCAGTCAGTATGACAAGTCTGACAAGTTTCAGTTTGTCGGTTACAACGCCCATAGCTTTGATATGCCTTTTATGAGGCGTTTCTGGGAGAAGAATGGTGACCGTTTCTTTGGTAGCTGGTTCTGGTATCCCTGTCTTGACGTTATGCTGGTTTGGGCGCAGATTCTACAGGAGACGCGTGCCGATCTGAGCAACTTCAAGTTGGCGACGGTTGCAAAGCATTGCGGTATTGATGTTGATGACAGCCGTTTGCACGATTCTCAGTACGATATTGAGCTGACCCGTGAGCTCTGGTTGGCTGCGCGACAGATCGTTGATCGGGGGAATAAGGATCAGCCTGCATGGAAGCAGGGTGAGCTTTTTGATTTTTGA
- a CDS encoding DUF1460 domain-containing protein, translated as MFLFLFKKVKVSLLMLCVTLSFALASYAEVVKLGSWNESTLAQIIFSSQQTDRPGDVIVALSGHFKDSPYAENTLLGGPNDPEEFVLNLSEFDCFTFLDVVESLRRSSNYEEFADNLKAVRYFDGTVSYEKRRHFFSDWVVGDALIEDVTVLVAKGQAVSVNKRLNQKDDGSLWLAGLDVVPRQVDYLPTLSVDKEVLSLLHSGDYIGIYSPLGGLDVSHTGIIVKGEGRTFIRHASSRSETGRVVDEDLLQYLQGKPGLIVYRVKP; from the coding sequence ATGTTTCTCTTTTTGTTTAAGAAGGTTAAGGTCTCTCTCTTAATGTTGTGTGTCACCTTGTCTTTTGCCTTGGCTTCTTATGCCGAGGTTGTCAAACTGGGCTCCTGGAACGAATCCACCCTCGCGCAAATCATTTTTTCTTCGCAGCAGACAGATAGGCCTGGCGACGTTATCGTTGCACTCTCCGGTCATTTCAAAGACTCCCCGTATGCTGAGAATACCTTGTTGGGCGGTCCCAACGACCCTGAAGAGTTTGTTCTTAACCTCTCTGAATTCGATTGCTTCACCTTTCTTGACGTCGTTGAGTCTTTACGTCGTTCTTCGAACTACGAAGAATTTGCCGACAACCTAAAAGCTGTTCGCTACTTTGATGGCACGGTGTCCTACGAAAAACGCAGACATTTTTTTAGCGATTGGGTTGTCGGTGATGCTCTGATTGAGGATGTTACTGTCTTGGTTGCTAAAGGGCAAGCTGTGTCCGTTAATAAACGCCTCAATCAAAAAGACGATGGCTCTCTCTGGTTGGCTGGTCTTGACGTTGTGCCACGGCAGGTTGACTACCTCCCGACCTTGAGCGTCGATAAGGAGGTCCTTTCTCTGCTGCATTCCGGAGACTATATTGGCATATACAGCCCCCTTGGTGGTCTTGATGTCAGCCATACCGGGATCATCGTCAAGGGTGAGGGACGAACCTTCATCCGTCATGCCTCTTCACGCAGTGAAACAGGCCGGGTGGTTGACGAAGACTTACTTCAATACCTGCAGGGTAAGCCTGGCCTGATTGTGTACCGCGTTAAGCCATGA
- the rocF gene encoding arginase, which produces MKKAVQIIGVPVDLGQSHRGVDMGPGALRYAGLAARLEKLGYEVHDSGNLKVPVRESLNHERQSNYLPSMRQICEEACAAGQQAVANGYIPIFLGGDHSIAVGTISGVTQEEPCGVLWVDAHGDFNTMATSSSGNIHGMSLALLFGHGYPDLVDIGRPGASLLAEDVVMIGVRDLDAKERDNLRESGITVYTMRDIDERGMWKVAGEALERLSHRKRLHVSLDIDALDPQASPGAGTLVPGGLTYREAQLLMELVADTRRLSSLDIVEINPILDTHNKTAICAVELTASLFGKQII; this is translated from the coding sequence ATGAAAAAGGCCGTGCAGATTATTGGTGTTCCCGTCGATCTGGGCCAGTCGCATCGCGGTGTCGATATGGGGCCTGGAGCTTTACGCTACGCTGGGCTCGCTGCCCGACTGGAAAAGCTTGGTTACGAAGTCCACGACTCGGGCAACCTCAAGGTCCCGGTTCGTGAATCACTCAATCACGAACGTCAGAGCAACTATCTCCCCTCTATGCGACAAATTTGCGAGGAGGCCTGTGCCGCAGGCCAGCAGGCTGTTGCCAATGGTTATATTCCTATCTTTCTTGGTGGAGACCATTCAATCGCGGTTGGTACCATCTCCGGTGTTACACAGGAGGAACCCTGCGGTGTCCTCTGGGTTGACGCTCATGGCGACTTCAACACCATGGCGACCTCAAGCTCTGGCAACATCCATGGCATGTCCCTGGCGTTATTGTTTGGTCATGGTTACCCGGATCTTGTCGATATCGGTCGGCCTGGTGCGAGCCTCTTGGCGGAAGATGTTGTCATGATCGGTGTTCGCGACCTTGATGCAAAAGAGCGTGATAATCTGCGTGAGAGCGGCATTACTGTCTATACGATGCGAGATATTGATGAACGGGGCATGTGGAAAGTTGCCGGTGAAGCTCTTGAACGCTTGAGCCACCGCAAGCGTTTGCATGTCAGCCTGGACATTGACGCGCTGGACCCACAGGCGTCACCCGGCGCCGGAACCCTGGTGCCCGGAGGTTTGACCTATCGCGAGGCCCAACTGTTGATGGAGCTGGTGGCAGACACCCGACGCCTGAGTTCTCTCGACATCGTCGAGATTAACCCTATTCTTGACACCCACAACAAAACAGCTATTTGTGCAGTTGAATTGACGGCCTCCCTCTTTGGTAAGCAGATTATCTGA
- a CDS encoding NADH-dependent flavin oxidoreductase → MSSDLLFSPFQLKSFTLRNRLGVAPMTRMSSPGDSIPRQDVFDFLVRRAEKGASIVYTEAIVTDYESSQGYPRQSRMVTQKQIDAWSSVVEDIRDHGGISIMQMFHCGRMAWPEVNPAERSIAPSRIAPKQLNPMTGKAYPLPEEMSQFDIDHVINGFVETAKGAVLAGFDGVEIHGAHGYLINQFLSSYSNQRDDSYGGSVENRFRLAREVIDAVALVMPEDRLLTFRVSNWGIADMEVSLFDSAEDWQEMIGLLVRTPIDAISLSTYNFKDKAFGTDQTMSQLTREVTPLPLMICGQIYDRKSAEEALEFADIALSSKSILLNPDWVSDVRDGKELPLHKSEEAGVAYTDEPLP, encoded by the coding sequence ATGTCTAGCGATCTTCTTTTTTCTCCATTTCAGTTGAAAAGCTTTACCCTGCGCAACCGCCTCGGTGTCGCACCCATGACCCGCATGTCTTCGCCGGGAGACAGCATCCCACGCCAGGATGTCTTTGATTTTCTGGTTCGTCGGGCGGAAAAGGGCGCATCGATTGTTTATACAGAGGCAATCGTCACCGATTACGAGAGCAGTCAGGGGTACCCCCGACAATCAAGGATGGTTACCCAGAAACAGATTGATGCCTGGAGTTCTGTTGTCGAGGACATACGTGACCATGGCGGCATCTCTATTATGCAGATGTTCCACTGTGGCCGCATGGCTTGGCCTGAGGTCAATCCTGCCGAACGCTCGATTGCTCCGAGCCGTATTGCTCCCAAACAGCTTAATCCGATGACCGGGAAAGCCTACCCCTTGCCTGAAGAGATGAGTCAGTTTGATATCGATCATGTCATTAACGGTTTTGTTGAAACGGCCAAAGGGGCCGTATTGGCAGGTTTTGATGGTGTCGAGATTCATGGTGCGCATGGTTACCTGATCAACCAGTTTCTCTCGAGCTATTCAAATCAACGTGATGACAGCTATGGGGGTTCTGTGGAGAACCGCTTTCGTTTAGCCCGTGAAGTGATTGACGCTGTCGCTCTGGTCATGCCGGAAGATCGCCTTTTGACTTTCCGTGTTTCCAACTGGGGGATCGCTGATATGGAGGTTTCTCTTTTCGACAGCGCTGAGGACTGGCAGGAGATGATCGGTTTGTTGGTCAGAACTCCCATCGACGCCATCTCTTTGTCCACTTACAACTTCAAAGACAAGGCCTTTGGGACGGATCAGACCATGTCGCAATTGACCCGGGAAGTGACTCCCTTGCCACTCATGATTTGCGGGCAGATTTACGATCGAAAAAGCGCTGAGGAGGCCCTTGAATTTGCTGATATCGCTTTGAGCAGCAAATCAATTCTGCTTAACCCCGACTGGGTCTCTGACGTGCGTGATGGCAAAGAACTTCCTCTTCATAAATCGGAAGAAGCTGGTGTCGCTTATACTGACGAGCCCTTGCCCTGA
- a CDS encoding acyl-CoA thioesterase, producing MNNYAIVRQEHLNHYGFLFGGALLQWVDEYAWLVASLDFPGCPLVTVGMDQISFRRPVANGSILRFNIQPIKRGQSSVQYTVDVFADAPGSSSETDVFSTTITFAQVDSDGNKRPLPKKDKLRSEEE from the coding sequence ATGAACAACTACGCAATTGTCCGTCAGGAACATCTCAACCACTACGGATTTCTTTTTGGCGGAGCACTCTTACAGTGGGTTGATGAATACGCCTGGCTGGTCGCCTCCCTCGATTTCCCTGGCTGCCCTCTCGTCACGGTCGGCATGGACCAGATCAGCTTCCGCAGGCCGGTAGCCAACGGCTCGATCCTGCGCTTTAACATCCAACCGATTAAACGCGGCCAGTCATCCGTCCAGTACACCGTCGATGTCTTCGCTGATGCTCCGGGCTCCTCATCAGAGACCGACGTCTTCTCAACCACCATCACCTTCGCGCAGGTCGACAGCGATGGGAACAAGCGCCCTCTCCCCAAGAAAGATAAGTTAAGGTCTGAGGAGGAGTGA
- a CDS encoding DMT family transporter has product MTRIKDRPYLLLTLAVLFWAGNFILGRAFHTEIPPIALAFWRWVGAAILVTWPALPHLRRDRQALLNAWPAVLLLSLLGIAAFNTLAYSGLQYTQAINAFLLQSMMPVLIVLFSFLIFREKVTRLQSLGILVSLCGAVLITARGDFERLQSLSFNRGDLLVFAAIACYAGYSVMLRKRPHAHPLAFIATTFWLGSIFLVPLYLWEALTVSSMELNPSTLLVLAYVMVFPSIVSYLCFNRGVELVGANRAGLFIHLMPVFGGLMAVVFLGEAFGWYHGVGVVLIGLGIYLATRKKASGVAN; this is encoded by the coding sequence ATGACACGGATCAAAGACCGTCCATACCTGCTTTTAACACTGGCCGTCCTCTTCTGGGCCGGGAACTTTATCCTGGGAAGAGCCTTTCATACGGAGATCCCGCCCATCGCACTGGCTTTCTGGCGCTGGGTTGGTGCCGCAATACTTGTCACCTGGCCAGCGCTGCCTCATTTACGGCGTGATCGTCAAGCTTTGCTCAATGCATGGCCTGCTGTCCTTCTTCTTTCTCTCCTTGGCATAGCTGCTTTCAACACACTCGCATACAGCGGTCTGCAATACACCCAGGCCATCAATGCTTTTCTGCTGCAATCAATGATGCCGGTCCTGATTGTGCTCTTTTCCTTTTTGATTTTCCGCGAGAAGGTTACGCGCCTGCAAAGTCTTGGTATCCTGGTTTCGCTCTGTGGGGCCGTATTGATCACCGCACGTGGCGATTTTGAAAGACTGCAATCTTTATCTTTTAATCGTGGCGACCTTTTGGTCTTTGCCGCAATTGCATGCTATGCAGGCTATTCGGTCATGTTGCGTAAACGGCCACATGCGCATCCCCTGGCTTTTATTGCGACGACCTTCTGGCTTGGCTCTATTTTTCTTGTTCCCCTCTACCTCTGGGAGGCCTTAACCGTATCCAGTATGGAGCTCAACCCATCAACACTGTTGGTGCTCGCTTACGTCATGGTTTTTCCTTCAATCGTTTCTTACCTTTGCTTCAATCGTGGGGTTGAACTGGTCGGGGCCAATCGTGCTGGCCTCTTTATCCATCTGATGCCCGTGTTCGGCGGGTTGATGGCTGTTGTTTTTCTCGGTGAAGCCTTCGGCTGGTATCACGGGGTCGGAGTTGTTCTGATTGGACTGGGTATCTACCTGGCAACTCGCAAGAAAGCCTCTGGCGTCGCCAATTAA
- a CDS encoding 3'-5' exonuclease yields the protein MQSTHQETIVVLDFETTGISPDYGDRAIEIGAVKIRGGQILERFQSLMNPGVRVSQFIENYTGITNQMVQAAPDAAEVMRAFADFIGDKPLVAHNASFDRRFLNTEFALIGQGSRDNFGCSMLISRRVYPDAPNHKLETLVRYKDLQTDGTFHRALADAEMTAYLWMSMSEDLRSLYGFDQVPFVLMRDLAKVPKAQVGAYLLRLLNA from the coding sequence ATGCAATCAACCCACCAGGAAACTATCGTTGTTCTTGACTTTGAAACCACTGGAATCTCTCCCGATTACGGTGACCGAGCGATAGAAATCGGTGCCGTAAAGATCAGGGGAGGGCAGATTCTGGAACGCTTTCAAAGCTTGATGAATCCCGGCGTTCGCGTGAGTCAATTTATTGAAAATTACACCGGGATTACCAACCAGATGGTGCAGGCTGCGCCCGATGCTGCCGAGGTTATGCGGGCGTTTGCCGATTTTATCGGCGATAAGCCGCTGGTTGCTCACAACGCTTCTTTTGACAGGCGATTCCTGAACACGGAGTTTGCCCTTATCGGGCAAGGTTCCAGGGATAACTTTGGTTGTTCCATGCTGATTTCTCGCAGGGTTTATCCCGATGCACCTAACCACAAGTTGGAAACCCTGGTGCGCTACAAGGATCTGCAGACTGATGGCACCTTTCACAGGGCATTGGCTGATGCTGAGATGACTGCATATCTCTGGATGAGTATGTCTGAGGACTTGCGTTCCTTGTATGGATTTGATCAGGTGCCCTTTGTTTTGATGCGCGATTTGGCAAAGGTTCCCAAGGCACAGGTGGGCGCTTATCTTCTGAGGCTTTTGAACGCCTAA
- a CDS encoding DUF808 domain-containing protein — translation MAGTSLLTLIDDIASLLDDIALMTKVAAKKTAGVLGDDLALNAEQVSGVRAERELPVVWAVAKGSFKNKLILVPAALLLSVFMSWVITPLLMLGGAFLCFEGFEKVAHSLLHRKEEKGQRRAERIKVLADPKADVVGLERKKIKGAIRTDFILSTEIIVIVLGTVQDSPMVIQIAVVSGMALLITVGVYSLVAGIVKIDDVGLYLVKVPEPDAWGRVRRKIGAGLLSLAPLLMKTLSVVGTAAMFLVGGGILMHGLPGTHELTHHLVGPFRSIPFVGDVASAMMPTLMNAIVGVLAGGLLVGMATMGKSFLVKLKVTS, via the coding sequence TTGGCAGGAACCAGTTTACTCACCCTGATAGATGATATCGCGAGCCTTCTTGATGACATCGCCCTGATGACCAAGGTTGCGGCCAAAAAAACCGCTGGAGTGCTTGGTGATGATCTGGCGCTGAACGCGGAGCAGGTGAGCGGAGTTCGTGCCGAGCGCGAGCTTCCTGTTGTGTGGGCTGTTGCAAAAGGGTCGTTTAAGAACAAGCTGATTCTCGTTCCCGCAGCCCTTTTGCTGAGCGTATTCATGTCATGGGTTATCACCCCGTTGCTGATGCTCGGGGGAGCTTTTTTGTGCTTTGAAGGTTTTGAGAAGGTTGCCCATAGTCTTTTGCACCGCAAGGAGGAGAAGGGGCAGAGGAGGGCTGAGAGAATTAAGGTCTTGGCCGATCCAAAGGCGGATGTGGTCGGGCTTGAACGCAAAAAAATCAAAGGTGCTATCAGAACAGATTTCATCCTCTCAACTGAGATTATTGTTATAGTTCTCGGAACTGTTCAGGACTCTCCCATGGTAATTCAGATCGCCGTGGTCTCAGGAATGGCCCTGCTTATAACAGTCGGTGTCTATTCGCTTGTTGCGGGCATCGTCAAGATTGATGATGTTGGTCTGTATCTTGTCAAGGTCCCTGAGCCTGACGCATGGGGAAGGGTGCGCCGAAAGATCGGCGCTGGTCTGTTAAGTCTTGCTCCACTGTTGATGAAAACCCTCTCGGTTGTAGGTACGGCCGCGATGTTCCTGGTTGGCGGCGGTATCTTGATGCATGGACTTCCCGGCACGCATGAACTAACGCACCATTTGGTGGGGCCATTTCGGAGCATCCCCTTCGTTGGAGATGTCGCATCTGCAATGATGCCGACCCTCATGAACGCTATTGTCGGTGTCCTCGCCGGTGGCCTTTTGGTGGGTATGGCAACGATGGGAAAAAGTTTCCTCGTAAAGCTGAAAGTGACCTCCTAG